Proteins encoded by one window of Bradyrhizobium sp. B097:
- a CDS encoding ABC transporter ATP-binding protein, protein MTTSEGRPPVVEVLSAEKLFPNGTRGLAPIDLTIADGEFLTLIGPSGCGKSTLLKLIANLIEPTDGRLLWWRGDHRQVGQQGRRLAFVFQEPTLMPWARVETNVRLPLELADMPRAKAAPLVEDAIARVGLSAFTQHYPRQLSGGMRMRVSIARALVTQPNLLLMDEPFGALDEFTRNRLDDDLVRLWWERKLTTVFVTHSIYEAVFLSTRIIVMAAGPGRIFRTMTIDEPQPREVGFRDSPKFAAYCRELSTWLAEASLPRSGGSEA, encoded by the coding sequence ATGACGACCTCCGAAGGCCGCCCGCCCGTCGTCGAGGTGCTCTCGGCGGAGAAGCTGTTTCCGAACGGCACGCGGGGCCTTGCGCCGATCGATCTCACGATCGCGGACGGCGAATTCCTGACGCTGATCGGCCCCTCCGGCTGCGGCAAGAGTACGCTGCTCAAGCTGATCGCCAACTTGATCGAGCCAACCGACGGTCGGCTGTTGTGGTGGCGCGGCGACCACCGCCAGGTCGGGCAGCAGGGGAGGCGGCTCGCCTTCGTGTTCCAGGAGCCGACCCTGATGCCCTGGGCGCGTGTCGAGACCAATGTCCGACTGCCTCTGGAGCTTGCCGACATGCCCAGGGCGAAGGCGGCCCCGCTGGTCGAGGATGCGATCGCGCGTGTCGGCTTATCGGCGTTCACACAACACTACCCGCGGCAGCTGTCGGGCGGCATGAGGATGCGGGTATCGATCGCCAGGGCGCTGGTGACGCAGCCCAACCTCCTCCTGATGGACGAGCCGTTCGGCGCGCTCGACGAGTTCACGCGAAACAGACTGGACGACGATCTGGTTCGGCTATGGTGGGAACGCAAGCTCACGACAGTGTTCGTCACCCATTCGATCTATGAGGCTGTGTTTCTCTCGACCCGGATCATCGTCATGGCTGCCGGTCCCGGCCGCATCTTCCGCACCATGACGATCGACGAGCCGCAGCCGCGCGAGGTCGGGTTTCGCGACAGCCCGAAGTTCGCCGCCTATTGCCGGGAGCTCTCGACCTGGCTCGCTGAAGCTTCGCTGCCTCGGTCGGGCGGGAGCGAAGCATGA